A genomic region of Trifolium pratense cultivar HEN17-A07 linkage group LG3, ARS_RC_1.1, whole genome shotgun sequence contains the following coding sequences:
- the LOC123918928 gene encoding uncharacterized protein LOC123918928, with protein sequence MRLARQDQLRQAAKNGVEMRHANERVKLGTKVESRVQQAEANRMLILKAHRQRRASLRERSSQSLMRRMTRESKYKERVRAAIHQKRAAAETKRLRLREAEKKRAHAQVLQARHVAKSVSHQREIERRKKKDELEDRLQRAKRQRAEYLRHRGRLRGYAWENWITMSKQAEYLSRKLARCWRRFLKQKRTTFALTKAYSVLGINEKSVKSLPFEQFALLIESASTLQTVKTLLDRFESRLRVFTAVVPASYYSSLDNIDHLIKRVVSPKKRATPRSSARSLAKKADLVKETNNRLSRYQVRVVLCAYMILGHPDAVFSTMGEREIALAKSAQEFVHMFELLMKIILEGPIESSDDESASVVMNRCTFRSQLAAFDKAWCSYLNCFVVWKVKDARSLEDDLVRAACQLEASMIQTCKLTPEGVGISHDMKAIQHQVSEDQKLLREKVMHLSGDAGIERMESALSETRSRYIRVKDSGSPVGFPMTQYMSPSPTPVTTIAGTSESNISNKSNKTSRVVRSLFKETDTSPIESSFSSPITSSNTQLSTTAEKIVAPNDVLVNEFLHEHHRSFADDFDVSDHIQNSIEGKIKQTMEKAFWDSVMESVKQDQPNYDQIIQLMEEVRDEICEMAPISWKDDIIAAIDLDILSQVLKSGKLDVNYLGKILEFSLVSLQKLSAPANEEIIKAKHKALLNELGEMCHSRDESNNACVVALVKGLQFVLEQIQILKREISKARIRLMEPLLKGPAGVDYLRNAFANKYGSPSDASASLPSTLRWLSSTWNFKDQEWVEHVNSSSALADNSSQAWLPSTTLRTGGNIMLKSTGSPMFFSPDVSNTQGDQQPECKGETVDLAVRLGLLKLVSGISGLTRDDLPETLSLNFSRLRSVQAQIQKIIVISTSVLICRQIILSEKAVASSADMENAVSTCAVQLLELLDRVEDADIDDIVGVICNLPSVDGEDAGKVQSRKAVAGRILGKSLQAGDAVFERVFNAVYSALRGVVLGGTGARGRKLAEMTLLKVGAGALTERVVEAARVLIVAATVSVGVHGPWYKYLTDNI encoded by the exons ATGCGCTTAGCAAGGCAGGATCAACTGCGTCAAGCAGCGAAAAATGGAGTTGAAATGCGTCATGCAAATGAACGTGTGAAGCTTGGGACAAAAGTGGAATCACGTGTTCAGCAGGCAGAGGCTAATAGGATGCTTATCCTAAAGGCTCACCGGCAAAGAAGGGCATCTCTTAGAGAAAGGTCTTCTCAGTCATTGATGAGGAGAATGACTCGAGAGAGCAAATACAAGGAGCGTGTACGTGCTGCAATTCACCAAAAACGAGCTGCTGCTGAAACAAAACGACTTCGGTTGCGGGAAGCTGAGAAGAAAAGGGCGCATGCTCAAGTCTTGCAGGCGAGACATGTGGCGAAGTCTGTGTCTCACCAGCGTGAGATTGAGAGAAGGAAAAAGAAGGACGAGTTGGAAGATCGATTACAAAGG GCAAAAAGGCAAAGAGCTGAATATCTCAGGCACAGGGGAAGATTGCGTGGTTATGCATGGGAGAATTGGATTACAATGTCAAAGCAGGCAGAATATCTTTCTAGAAAACTAGCAAG GTGCTGGAGGCGATTCTTGAAGCAGAAGAGAACAACCTTTGCCTTAACGAAAGCATATTCTGTGCTGGGGATCAACGAGAAATCTGTCAAGTCATTGCCATTTGAGCAGTTTGCTCTTCTTATTGAATCAGCTTCTACTCTTCAGACTGTGAAAACTTTGCTGGACCGGTTTGAAAGCCGCCTCAGAGTGTTTACAGCTGTTGTTCCTGCCAGTTATTATTCTAGTTTGGATAACATTGATCACCTTATTAAACGGGTTGTGTCCCCCAAGAAAAGGGCTACTCCTAGGAGTTCTGCAAGAAGCTTGGCAAAAAAGGCAGATTTAGTCAAGGAGACAAATAATAGGTTATCAAGGTATCAAGTGAGAGTTGTTCTTTGTGCTTATATGATACTGGGCCACCCAGATGCAGTTTTCAGTACAATGGGCGAACGCGAGATTGCTTTGGCCAAGTCTGCTCAAGAATTTGTCCACATGTTCGAGCTGTTGATGAAGATTATACTAGAGGGGCCAATTGAAAGTTCTGATGACGAATCTGCCTCAGTTGTTATGAACCGATGTACCTTCAGATCCCAGCTTGCTGCTTTTGATAAAGCATGGTGCTCATATTTGAATTGTTTTGTGGTCTGGAAGGTTAAGGATGCTCGATCATTGGAGGATGATTTGGTTAGGGCAGCTTGCCAGCTAGAGGCTTCTATGATTCAAACTTGCAAGTTAACTCCAGAAGGAGTTGGTATTAGTCATGATATGAAAGCTATTCAGCATCAG GTCTCTGAAGATCAAAAACTTTTGAGAGAAAAGGTGATGCATCTGAGTGGAGATGCCGGGATTGAGCGCATGGAAAGTGCACTATCTGAAACAAGATCTAGATACATAAGAGTAAAGGATAGCGGAAGCCCAGTGGGGTTTCCAATGACTCAATACATGTCTCCAAGCCCAACTCCAGTTACTACTATTGCAGGCACAAGTGAAAGCAATATTTCAAATAAGAGCAATAAGACAAGCCGGGTGGTTCGCTCCCTTTTTAAGGAGACCGACACTTCCCCCATAGAGTCAAGCTTCTCTTCACCTATTACCAGTTCAAATACTCAGCTCAGTACTACCGCAGAAAAGATTGTAGCACCCAATGATGTTCTCGTAAATGAATTTCTCCACGAGCATCACCGTAGTTTTGCTGATGACTTTGATGTTTCTGATCACATTCAAAACAGCATTGAG GGGAAAATCAAGCAGACAATGGAGAAGGCCTTTTGGGACAGTGTTATGGAATCTGTTAAGCAAGATCAGCCCAACTATGACCAGATTATTCAACTCATGGAAGAAGTTAGGGATGAAATTTGTGAGATGGCTCCAATAAGCTGGAAGGATGATATTATTGCAGCCATTGATTTAGATATTCTTTCTCAG GTACTTAAATCTGGTAAACTGGATGTCAATTACCTTGGTAAAATTCTCGAGTTTTCACTAGTCAGTTTGCAGAAGCTTTCCGCCCCAGCCAATGAGGAGATAATAAAGGCCAAACACAAGGCATTACTCAATGAGTTGGGTGAAATGTGCCACTCTAGAGATGAATCAAACAATGCATGTGTTGTAGCCTTGGTCAAGGGTTTGCAATTTGTCCTTGAACAGATTCAG ATTCTTAAGAGAGAGATAAGCAAAGCACGCATAAGATTAATGGAGCCTTTGCTTAAGGGACCTGCTGGTGTGGACTACCTTAGGAATGCCTTTGCAAACAAATACGGATCTCCATCTGATGCCAGTGCCTCTCTTCCATCAACACTCAGATGGCTTTCATCTACTTGGAATTTTAAAGACCAGGAATGGGTAGAACATGTGAATTCCTCCTCAGCATTGGCTGATAATTCATCCCAAGCATGGCTTCCTTCAACTACTCTCCGAACTGGTGGAAATATTATGCTCAAAAGTACTGGCAGTCCAATGTTCTTTTCTCCCGATGTTTCAAACACTCAAG GTGATCAGCAACCAGAATGCAAAGGAGAAACAGTTGATCTTGCTGTGAGGCTTGGTTTGCTAAAATTAGTAAGTGGAATATCTGGTCTGACACGAGACGATCTACCTGAAACTTTATCTCTTAACTTCTCCAGACTAAGGTCTGTTCAGGCTCAAATTCAGAAGATTATTGTGATTTCTACGAg TGTTCTTATATGCCGTCAGATCATTCTAAGTGAAAAGGCAGTAGCAAGCTCTGCAGATATGGAAAATGCAGTGTCCACGTGTGCAGTACAACTATTGGAGCTGTTAGACCGTGTTGAAGATGCTGATATTGATGATATTGTAGGAGTGATTTGCAATCTGCCATCAGTTGATGGTGAAGATGCAGGGAAGGTTCAGTCCAGAAAGGCAGTTGCTGGCAGAATTCTAGGAAAGAGCCTACAAGCTGGAGATGCTGTGTTTGAGAGGGTGTTCAATGCTGTCTATTCAGCTTTGCGCGGAGTTGTACTCGGGGGAACTGGTGCCCGTGGGAGGAAATTAGCTGAAATGACACTACTGAAAGTCGGGGCTGGTGCTCTGACGGAAAGGGTAGTGGAAGCTGCTCGTGTTTTGATTGTAGCAGCTACTGTATCAGTTGGTGTTCACGGGCCATGGTATAAATATTTGACTGATAACATATGA